TCCGCAATCCGCAATCCGGCATCGTTTCAAATCGCTACTTGAGAAGGGAGAGATCGGTTTACACTTTTTGTTCTCCAACCGGAACACAAAAAAGTCCCAAACTGGCTTTCAGAGCGGGAAAAGGCTGTTTATGTTTGCTGCACACATTGCCTAAAATTGCTAAAAGTGTAAAGCTGCTATTTCAGCATTTTGAAACGATGCCCGCAATCCGCAATCGGAATAATCCGCAATCCGCAATCGGAATAATCCGCAATCCAGCTTTAGTTTACCCTCTTTTGGGGAGGGGCTTCTTTTTCAATGTGGATTCCCTGGACATAGATATTTACTTCGACTACCGAGAGGCCGGTCATATCTTCTACCGCCCGTTTAACGGCTTGCTGTATCTGCCAGGCTACTTCCGGAATCCGGACGCCGTATTCGGCAATGATAAATATATCCAGGGCAGCCTCTCTCGTTCCTACCTCAACCTTGATCCCCTTCATTAATTGATCGCCGGTCAACCTCTTGGCCAGCCCGTCAATAATACCCGCGCTCATGCCGGCCACCCCTTTTACACCCTGAGTGGTTAAACCGGCTATGGTACCTACCACCTCGTTACTTAGCCGGATAGAGCCAAGATCATTTCGCTTCTTCTCTTCCATTTTTTAGTCCCTCCTTCCTATTCGTGTCCGTGTCCGCGGCAGTCTCAGAATAAACCACGGACACGGACAACGGCTATAGACTGTCTACCTATGGCGACGCTAGTGCCTTGTCAGATTTGATTTGATAGGTTGGTCTCTTGTAGAAGCAATCCCCCTCACCCTATCCTCTCCCCTCAGGGGAGAGGATTAAGGTAAGGGGTAAAAGAGGCTTTACCCGCAAATACTAACTTGACAAAGCACTAGGCTGTCTCCCTATGACGACGCTGGGCTGCGCCCGGATTTAAAACTTAAACCGGTATCCGGTATGCAGCCGGTTTATCTCAAAGAAATTCATATTCGTATACTCCACGAACAATTTCCCGTTCATGTATTCCCTTTCAGCGCCAAACAGCAAGTTGAAGGTAGCTTGAATGCCTTTAAGGTCCTCTGGCGCCTCAGTAAAGGCTAGCACTCCCAATCCGGCGCCAAGGTAAGGACGGATAGGCTCAAATCTGTGCGTGGATAAAGGAATCCTTCCATTCAGGCTTAATTGATAGGAGGTGGTGCTGCCCCCGAAGCCCAGAGTAAATTCGGGGATCACCTGAACACTTCCCCCAAGGATTGAACCGTAGTCTCCCCTTATTCCAAGAAGGAACTGAGCCGGATCAGGATTCAGATTAACACCTATCAGAAAGGACGCCCCTTCAAGGCCGCGCCGTCCGGAAATTTCTTTTTCCGCCGGCCGCCGGCCAGGGGCTTTCTCTTCCTCTGGAGCAATGGGGGGCATGGCTTCTGCCTCCCCGAGCAATTGGCCTATTTG
This portion of the bacterium genome encodes:
- a CDS encoding Asp23/Gls24 family envelope stress response protein: MEEKKRNDLGSIRLSNEVVGTIAGLTTQGVKGVAGMSAGIIDGLAKRLTGDQLMKGIKVEVGTREAALDIFIIAEYGVRIPEVAWQIQQAVKRAVEDMTGLSVVEVNIYVQGIHIEKEAPPQKRVN